One window of Chamaesiphon minutus PCC 6605 genomic DNA carries:
- a CDS encoding OmpH family outer membrane protein, translating into MEEWQNEIAAAFKDLTALFDEFGRELTEFVEEVTTEAQEILTLQWDELKEVLTEFWQEIELDFEEPSATIWDIPISTKPVADPATHPACVGCINYNGTVYGGNMLVCGIYPYGCGSDTCADWEGENDLN; encoded by the coding sequence ATGGAAGAATGGCAAAACGAAATCGCCGCCGCGTTCAAAGATTTAACCGCGTTGTTTGATGAATTTGGTCGCGAACTCACGGAATTTGTTGAAGAAGTTACCACAGAAGCTCAGGAAATCCTTACTCTCCAATGGGACGAACTGAAAGAAGTGCTGACAGAATTTTGGCAAGAGATCGAATTAGACTTTGAAGAACCTAGTGCCACGATCTGGGATATCCCCATCTCTACCAAGCCCGTGGCAGATCCGGCAACACATCCCGCTTGCGTGGGCTGTATCAACTATAATGGGACTGTCTATGGTGGCAATATGTTAGTTTGCGGGATTTATCCTTACGGTTGCGGTAGCGATACCTGCGCCGATTGGGAAGGTGAGAACGATCTCAACTAG
- a CDS encoding S1 family peptidase yields the protein MKLIILSAVATLGVWIAQPVRAATTREVYNIAKSVTARIDVSQNGRSIGRGSGFLLKKRGSIYSLITNKHVTRCPENSCTYTITTADGRRYLATDKQVITSPNLDLAAIEFISSNNYPLARLGDCTAVKPGDIIYTSGFAAEAAGFTFAGGEVLINAQRRLSGDRGGYSLVYNAYTRCSSF from the coding sequence ATGAAACTAATTATTTTGTCAGCCGTAGCCACCCTAGGTGTCTGGATTGCCCAGCCCGTTCGGGCGGCAACTACTCGCGAAGTTTATAATATTGCTAAGTCAGTGACGGCGAGAATCGATGTGAGCCAAAATGGACGATCGATCGGTCGTGGTTCGGGATTTTTGCTCAAAAAGCGGGGCAGCATCTACTCCCTCATTACCAACAAACACGTCACCAGATGTCCAGAAAATAGCTGTACTTACACTATTACCACAGCCGATGGCCGCCGCTATCTAGCCACGGACAAGCAGGTTATTACCTCCCCAAATTTAGATCTCGCCGCGATCGAATTTATCAGTTCTAACAACTATCCACTGGCTCGATTGGGCGACTGCACCGCAGTCAAACCAGGCGATATCATTTACACGTCAGGTTTTGCCGCCGAAGCTGCTGGGTTTACTTTTGCTGGTGGCGAGGTGCTAATTAATGCTCAAAGACGTCTTTCGGGAGATCGGGGCGGCTATAGCCTTGTGTATAATGCTTACACTCGATGTTCAAGTTTTTAA
- a CDS encoding IS630 family transposase: MELLSLFDRQNERPLRYFVQDESRFGLKTLIGRLLTACGIKPIGEWQWLFKAFWLYGAVEPATGESFFLQFSHVDTECFQRFLDEFAKIYPDSLNVIQVDNGRFHTSKKLVIPENIILIFQPPYCPELNPIEHLWQYLKADLRWASVKTLEELQIKVGQLLAELTPEIIASITGYPFILDALSVVNTI, encoded by the coding sequence TTGGAACTGTTAAGTTTATTCGATCGCCAGAATGAGCGACCTTTAAGGTATTTTGTTCAAGATGAAAGTCGGTTTGGACTCAAAACGTTAATTGGTAGATTGCTGACGGCTTGCGGCATTAAACCGATTGGAGAATGGCAATGGCTATTTAAGGCATTTTGGCTATATGGGGCGGTTGAACCAGCCACAGGAGAGTCTTTTTTTCTGCAATTCTCTCATGTCGATACCGAGTGCTTTCAACGGTTTTTGGATGAATTTGCCAAGATTTATCCAGATAGTCTCAATGTTATTCAAGTTGACAATGGTCGTTTTCATACCAGCAAGAAATTGGTGATACCAGAAAATATTATCCTGATATTTCAACCACCTTATTGCCCAGAACTAAATCCAATTGAGCACTTGTGGCAATATCTCAAAGCTGATCTACGATGGGCTTCAGTCAAAACTCTGGAAGAACTTCAAATCAAGGTAGGGCAACTTTTGGCAGAACTAACTCCTGAAATCATTGCGAGTATTACCGGATATCCATTCATTTTAGATGCACTATCTGTCGTCAACACCATTTAA
- a CDS encoding phosphoglucomutase/phosphomannomutase family protein: MSANAIKFGTDGWRGVIGAEFTFERLLMVAPIAAAVLADAYTAKTGNRTIIVGFDRRFMAETFAKRMAVTLQQDGFDVILSDTYAPTPAFSWAAYSLNALGALVITASHNPGDYLGLKVKGNFGGSVPPEMTQQIEARLGETLPPMAPGTLTTFDPWTSYCQELRGKVDLASIQQAIAARKLTVFADAMHGAASTGLERLLGTPIIELNSNADPLFDGGAPEPLPKYLSQLMRTIRSHKDESGVRVGLVFDGDCDRIAAVDGSGEFFSSQILIPILTEHLVKRRGFTGEIIKTVSTSNLVPRMAKLYNLPIYETPIGYKYIADRMLDTSVLIGGEESGGIGYGNHIPERDALLSALYLLEAIAQSNLALSDLYGQLQTQTDYHFKYDRVDIHLKNMDERLRLMAQLENQPFTKIANIEVRDRNLADGYKFNLVDDSWLLIRFSGTEPVLRLYCEAQTLDRVHQTLAWAQDWAKSIDT, encoded by the coding sequence ATGAGTGCGAACGCGATTAAGTTTGGGACGGATGGTTGGCGGGGCGTAATTGGTGCAGAGTTTACATTCGAGCGATTGCTGATGGTTGCCCCGATTGCCGCAGCCGTGTTGGCAGATGCCTATACAGCCAAGACGGGCAATCGCACGATTATCGTCGGTTTCGATCGCAGATTCATGGCCGAAACCTTTGCCAAGCGGATGGCTGTTACTCTACAGCAGGATGGATTTGATGTAATTTTGAGCGATACTTATGCGCCGACTCCTGCATTTAGTTGGGCGGCATACAGTCTCAATGCACTTGGCGCATTAGTCATCACCGCTAGCCACAACCCTGGTGACTATTTAGGTTTAAAAGTTAAAGGTAATTTTGGCGGTTCGGTACCGCCAGAAATGACGCAACAGATCGAAGCAAGATTGGGCGAGACTTTACCGCCAATGGCACCGGGAACGCTGACAACCTTCGATCCGTGGACGAGTTATTGTCAGGAATTGCGTGGGAAAGTCGATTTAGCCAGCATTCAACAAGCGATTGCCGCACGTAAGTTGACAGTATTTGCTGACGCCATGCACGGTGCAGCAAGTACCGGACTAGAACGGCTCTTAGGCACGCCCATTATCGAACTCAATAGTAATGCCGATCCGTTATTCGATGGTGGTGCGCCGGAGCCATTACCGAAGTATCTGTCGCAATTAATGCGAACGATCCGCAGCCACAAGGATGAGTCAGGAGTAAGAGTCGGTTTAGTTTTCGATGGCGACTGCGATCGAATTGCAGCAGTAGATGGTTCGGGTGAATTTTTTAGCTCGCAAATCTTGATTCCTATTTTGACAGAGCATTTAGTCAAACGGCGGGGATTTACAGGCGAAATTATCAAGACGGTGAGCACGTCCAATCTCGTCCCCAGAATGGCAAAGTTATATAATTTACCAATTTATGAAACACCAATCGGTTACAAATATATCGCCGATCGGATGTTAGATACGTCAGTCCTAATTGGGGGCGAAGAATCGGGTGGTATCGGTTATGGCAATCATATTCCCGAACGCGATGCGCTACTCTCCGCTTTATATCTACTTGAAGCAATCGCTCAATCAAATCTAGCTCTAAGCGATTTGTACGGTCAACTCCAAACTCAAACTGACTATCATTTTAAATACGATCGCGTCGATATCCATCTCAAAAATATGGATGAAAGACTACGACTAATGGCGCAGTTAGAAAACCAGCCATTTACTAAAATTGCTAACATAGAAGTACGGGATCGCAATCTTGCTGATGGGTACAAATTTAATTTAGTCGATGATAGTTGGCTATTAATTAGATTTAGTGGAACCGAACCAGTACTCAGACTCTATTGTGAAGCACAAACACTCGATCGAGTACATCAAACGCTTGCCTGGGCACAAGATTGGGCAAAATCGATCGACACTTAG
- a CDS encoding MogA/MoaB family molybdenum cofactor biosynthesis protein, which translates to MLDPLSSGTVEKSAQPHPDASQMSVNCAVITVSDTRTPSTDRSGELVQQLLLAAGHQIGMYRIVPDEPRRILAELEAATTAEPTISAIVFNGGTGISPRDTTHEAIASVLTKTLPGFGEIFRLLSYQEIGSRAIASRAIAGTYRHLLVFSLPGSRGAVQLGIEKLILPELVHLITQST; encoded by the coding sequence ATGCTCGATCCTCTCAGTTCTGGCACAGTCGAAAAATCTGCACAGCCGCATCCAGATGCGAGCCAAATGTCAGTCAATTGCGCGGTAATCACTGTCAGCGATACGCGCACGCCCAGCACAGATCGTAGCGGTGAATTAGTCCAACAATTGCTATTAGCGGCTGGCCATCAAATTGGCATGTATCGGATCGTTCCTGACGAGCCGAGGCGGATTCTTGCCGAGCTAGAGGCGGCAACGACAGCAGAGCCGACAATTAGCGCGATCGTCTTCAATGGTGGTACGGGCATTTCTCCCCGCGATACCACCCACGAGGCAATTGCTAGCGTTCTCACCAAAACTTTACCAGGCTTTGGAGAAATCTTTCGCCTCCTCAGCTATCAAGAAATTGGGTCGCGAGCGATAGCCTCCCGCGCGATCGCAGGTACCTACAGACACCTGCTCGTTTTCTCGCTACCTGGGTCGCGCGGTGCAGTACAATTAGGCATAGAAAAATTGATTCTGCCCGAACTCGTCCATCTCATCACCCAATCGACATGA
- the psb28 gene encoding photosystem II reaction center protein Psb28, with product MAEIQFSRGTTEPVVPDVRLTKSRTGEQGKASFYFEKPAILGNDVTEEVTGLYMIDEEGEIVTREVKAKFVNGKPEALEAIYIMNSTAEWDRFMRFMERYSEANGLGFTKAE from the coding sequence ATGGCGGAAATCCAATTTTCTAGAGGAACCACCGAGCCTGTCGTTCCCGATGTTCGACTGACCAAATCTCGCACTGGCGAGCAGGGCAAAGCATCATTTTACTTCGAGAAACCTGCCATCCTCGGTAATGACGTTACCGAAGAAGTCACCGGGCTGTATATGATCGATGAAGAAGGCGAAATCGTGACGCGGGAAGTCAAAGCCAAATTTGTTAATGGTAAACCCGAAGCATTGGAAGCCATTTATATCATGAATTCTACGGCAGAGTGGGATCGATTCATGCGCTTTATGGAACGCTACTCCGAAGCAAATGGTTTGGGCTTTACCAAGGCTGAATAG
- a CDS encoding chromosome segregation ATPase, with amino-acid sequence MTLGISGGLVYLALGLLLNPKAVPNCPEIFVPMSSASLRVYCGQLAASKQTLTDLVSALNLVKDIPANDPTRGYVDSNVQRWSLSILRLAEATYQEGNYDEAVNAAKTVPQNVPAYKVVSKRLKQWQETWTKGVALDKETRALLNSSKWVNAYSVAIKLTRLNNRYWATTKYQELADLVQIAKADSAKLDEARQLVKTQDVKTLLKAIEIAKKVDPKSFAQTEAKTLISTAASQMLKLARAKLDNNDWQGALEIANQTPEVSPIKTELQDLINLSQALSHATNTSIAELETAISLVQGIGANSSMYQRAQQSLVAWQLEIQDLAALQHARNLATTGTVKDLQTAITQVQRIPASNPRGKEAAQVVSEWRKQIETVEDTPYMTAADKLAANGTAVGVQNAIAQLNQIRPGRALYPQAQQKVQQWTAELQRAEDGPILTQAESLATSGDLSAAVAMAQRVRRGRAMYAQTQERVNDWQAQLQAANNLASAQRLAGNGTPEALLGAIQAAARVPKSSQLRSQARLLMDNWGAQMLEVAQSTASSDLRRAIAIAKVIPESTSAYGSAQSYVQQWEQQLNPQPTPTQSETDSDSILGN; translated from the coding sequence ATGACCCTCGGCATTTCGGGTGGCTTAGTCTATTTGGCATTAGGCTTATTGCTAAATCCCAAAGCAGTACCTAACTGTCCCGAAATATTCGTGCCGATGTCTTCAGCATCTTTGCGCGTTTATTGCGGACAATTAGCCGCTAGCAAACAAACATTAACCGATTTGGTGTCGGCTCTAAATCTAGTTAAAGATATCCCCGCCAACGATCCGACTCGCGGTTATGTCGATAGCAATGTCCAACGTTGGTCTTTGTCAATTCTGCGGTTGGCCGAAGCAACCTATCAAGAGGGTAATTATGATGAAGCTGTAAATGCTGCCAAAACAGTCCCTCAAAATGTCCCCGCATATAAAGTTGTTTCTAAACGACTGAAACAATGGCAAGAAACCTGGACTAAAGGCGTCGCACTCGATAAAGAAACTAGAGCATTATTAAATAGCTCAAAATGGGTAAATGCCTACTCAGTAGCCATCAAATTAACTCGTTTAAATAATCGCTACTGGGCGACAACTAAATATCAAGAATTAGCCGACTTAGTGCAAATTGCTAAAGCCGACAGTGCCAAGTTGGACGAAGCTCGTCAATTAGTCAAGACTCAGGATGTCAAAACCCTACTCAAAGCGATCGAAATCGCCAAGAAAGTCGATCCCAAAAGTTTCGCCCAGACAGAAGCCAAAACTTTAATTAGCACAGCAGCCAGCCAAATGCTCAAGCTAGCTAGAGCCAAACTCGATAACAACGACTGGCAAGGCGCACTCGAAATCGCCAATCAAACACCTGAAGTTTCCCCCATTAAAACCGAACTTCAGGATCTCATCAATCTATCGCAAGCTCTTTCTCATGCCACAAATACCAGCATCGCCGAACTAGAAACAGCGATTTCGCTAGTCCAAGGCATTGGGGCGAACAGTTCGATGTACCAGCGAGCGCAGCAATCGCTGGTTGCTTGGCAACTCGAAATTCAGGATCTCGCCGCCCTCCAGCACGCTCGCAACCTAGCCACGACTGGTACTGTCAAAGATCTTCAAACGGCAATTACTCAAGTGCAGCGGATTCCAGCGAGCAATCCGCGCGGCAAAGAAGCCGCTCAAGTCGTTAGTGAGTGGCGCAAACAAATTGAGACAGTCGAAGATACACCTTACATGACTGCGGCAGATAAACTTGCTGCCAATGGCACGGCGGTGGGAGTCCAAAATGCGATCGCCCAACTCAACCAAATTCGCCCCGGACGCGCCCTCTACCCTCAAGCCCAGCAAAAAGTTCAACAATGGACAGCCGAGCTACAACGCGCCGAAGATGGCCCGATCCTCACTCAAGCCGAAAGTTTGGCAACTAGCGGCGATCTGAGTGCTGCTGTCGCCATGGCACAAAGAGTCCGCAGGGGCAGAGCCATGTACGCTCAAACTCAAGAACGCGTAAACGATTGGCAAGCCCAACTCCAAGCCGCCAACAATTTAGCTTCAGCGCAAAGATTGGCTGGTAACGGTACGCCCGAAGCCTTGCTGGGTGCCATTCAAGCTGCGGCGAGAGTACCTAAGAGTTCGCAATTGCGCTCCCAAGCCCGACTCTTGATGGATAACTGGGGTGCTCAAATGTTAGAAGTAGCCCAAAGTACCGCCAGTAGCGACCTCCGCCGCGCGATCGCGATCGCCAAAGTCATTCCTGAGAGCACATCTGCCTACGGTTCGGCTCAAAGCTACGTCCAACAATGGGAGCAGCAACTCAATCCTCAACCGACTCCCACTCAGAGTGAGACAGATAGCGATAGTATCTTGGGGAATTAG
- the bioF gene encoding 8-amino-7-oxononanoate synthase: MNQLNPYAWIDRSLETIQQANWYRSVRSIDSLPGTEVTIDGRVLLNFGSNDYLGLAGDERTIRAAMAATQQFGTGATGSRLTSGHKHLHQDLELAIARLKGTEAALVFSSGYLANLGTIAALVGKKDLILSDRLNHSSLKNGSLLSGAMTIDYQHCDLDSLRHQLQLHRANYRRCLIVTDTVFSMDGDLCPLPELTDLATEYGAMVLVDEAHATGVFGATGAGVVEHYELGDRSLIEMGTLSKSLGSLGGYVAASTQTIEFLKNRCASWIYTTGLSPADTAAALAAIEIVTTGSQLRHQLWQNVTYLNKLLTKLPQVRLIPSASPIICIELPDSHTAIVIGDKLRQAGIFAPAIRPPTVPTSRIRLSLMATHQHSQLERLVKAIERIFSETEVS; encoded by the coding sequence TTGAATCAATTAAATCCTTATGCTTGGATCGATCGATCGTTAGAAACGATTCAACAGGCGAATTGGTATCGCTCTGTGCGATCGATCGATAGTTTACCTGGAACTGAGGTGACGATCGACGGACGCGTCTTACTCAATTTTGGCAGCAATGATTATTTGGGTTTAGCTGGCGACGAGCGCACGATCCGCGCGGCGATGGCGGCGACGCAACAATTTGGAACGGGAGCCACTGGTTCGCGATTGACGAGCGGACACAAGCATCTCCACCAAGATTTAGAGCTAGCGATCGCTAGGTTAAAGGGCACTGAAGCTGCCTTAGTATTTAGTTCTGGATATTTAGCTAATTTGGGGACGATCGCGGCTCTAGTGGGCAAAAAAGACCTGATCTTGAGCGATCGACTCAATCATTCTAGTCTCAAAAATGGCTCGCTCCTGAGCGGTGCGATGACGATCGACTACCAGCACTGCGATCTAGATTCGCTGCGCCACCAGTTACAGTTGCATCGTGCTAACTACCGTCGCTGCCTGATTGTCACCGATACCGTGTTCAGCATGGATGGCGACCTGTGTCCGCTGCCAGAGCTGACGGACTTGGCTACCGAATATGGGGCGATGGTTTTGGTAGACGAAGCTCATGCTACGGGAGTTTTTGGGGCGACTGGTGCGGGTGTCGTCGAGCATTATGAGCTGGGCGATCGATCTCTAATCGAAATGGGTACATTGAGTAAATCGTTGGGGAGTTTGGGTGGCTATGTGGCTGCCAGTACCCAGACGATCGAGTTTCTCAAAAACCGCTGTGCGAGCTGGATCTACACTACGGGACTCTCTCCCGCCGACACGGCTGCGGCATTAGCCGCGATCGAAATCGTTACGACTGGGTCCCAACTCCGTCACCAATTATGGCAAAATGTGACATATTTGAACAAACTATTGACAAAGTTGCCCCAAGTCAGGCTCATCCCCTCGGCCTCGCCGATTATTTGTATCGAGCTACCAGATTCCCACACCGCGATCGTTATCGGCGACAAACTCCGCCAAGCCGGAATCTTTGCCCCAGCCATTCGACCGCCGACTGTACCGACAAGTCGGATTAGACTATCGCTGATGGCAACTCATCAACATTCACAACTGGAGCGATTAGTTAAGGCGATCGAGCGGATCTTCAGCGAAACCGAAGTGAGTTAA
- the gloB gene encoding hydroxyacylglutathione hydrolase: protein MDIIRIPVLSDNYIFLMLDRNRQIAAVVDPAEAAPVLAEVAHHQVQLVAIFNTHHHGDHVGGNKDLIAAFPDVRVYGGAEDRGRIPGQQVYLADGDRVEFGDRAGEVFFIPGHTRAHIAYYFPPVDSDEAGELFCGDTIFAGGCGRLFEGTPAQMVSSISKLRQLPDNTRIWCAHEYTLSNLKFAVTVDPDNQELQQRLVDVTTARQKLIPTVPTYIGVEKRTNPFLRWDTTALQASVASRDPIETFARIRGRKDQF, encoded by the coding sequence ATGGACATCATTCGCATTCCCGTTCTATCAGACAACTATATCTTTCTGATGCTCGATCGAAATCGCCAGATTGCCGCAGTTGTCGATCCGGCAGAAGCAGCACCAGTACTTGCCGAAGTCGCCCATCATCAAGTGCAGCTCGTCGCCATCTTTAACACTCACCATCATGGCGATCATGTCGGTGGCAATAAAGACTTAATCGCTGCATTTCCCGACGTTCGCGTTTATGGCGGTGCCGAAGATCGGGGACGCATCCCCGGACAACAAGTATACCTAGCCGATGGCGATCGCGTGGAATTCGGAGATCGAGCGGGTGAAGTTTTCTTTATCCCCGGACATACTCGCGCCCACATTGCTTATTATTTCCCACCTGTAGACAGCGACGAAGCAGGCGAACTTTTCTGTGGCGATACGATTTTTGCTGGGGGGTGCGGACGCTTATTTGAAGGTACTCCCGCACAAATGGTGAGTTCCATCTCCAAACTGCGCCAGTTGCCCGACAATACCCGAATCTGGTGCGCTCATGAGTATACCTTAAGCAATCTGAAATTTGCCGTAACCGTCGATCCTGACAATCAAGAACTCCAACAGCGATTGGTAGATGTCACCACCGCACGTCAAAAATTAATTCCCACCGTCCCCACTTATATCGGTGTTGAGAAACGCACCAATCCCTTCCTCCGCTGGGATACAACCGCCCTCCAAGCCAGTGTCGCCAGTCGCGATCCGATCGAGACTTTCGCCCGAATTCGCGGTCGTAAAGACCAATTTTAG
- a CDS encoding helix-turn-helix domain-containing protein has product MAGKTSITIAQSLEEITARLHQASQPIVKERLQVLYWLKQEKAPSISKIAKAIGRHRGTLQEWLRIYRTGGLAALESVKSSPGGGNRVIPTWAEESLSKRLQDPENGFDSYGAVQEWLSETLGVEAEYHAVYQMTRYRLKAKLKVARPQHYKQDRDSRLAFKKT; this is encoded by the coding sequence ATGGCAGGAAAAACCTCAATTACGATCGCACAGAGCTTAGAAGAAATAACCGCAAGATTACATCAAGCCAGCCAGCCGATAGTCAAGGAAAGGCTCCAGGTACTCTACTGGCTCAAACAAGAGAAGGCACCCAGCATCAGCAAGATTGCTAAAGCAATTGGGAGACATCGAGGGACATTACAAGAATGGTTAAGAATCTATCGCACCGGAGGATTGGCAGCATTAGAAAGTGTCAAAAGTAGCCCAGGCGGGGGCAATCGGGTAATTCCGACCTGGGCAGAAGAGTCGTTGTCAAAACGATTACAAGATCCAGAAAATGGATTTGATAGCTATGGAGCAGTCCAGGAATGGTTGTCCGAAACGTTAGGCGTCGAAGCAGAGTATCATGCGGTTTATCAAATGACCCGCTATCGGCTCAAAGCCAAGCTGAAAGTAGCACGACCACAACATTACAAGCAAGATCGGGACAGCCGTTTGGCTTTTAAAAAAACTTAG
- a CDS encoding transposase, with the protein MLLNKPLPFIEDFINELNKGLKSYNPDGGLSRIQRGWIGFCLMGIILTNSVCWARFERVSLGKYSLGALSWMFRKSKLPWEMMLQVSIAIVLKQYGISGGTLVTDDSDHQRSKKTPRLFKTHKIRDKGSGGYINGQNIVLLILVTDKVSLPVGFEVYQPDPQQQAWTREDQRLRKKGIAKKNRPEAPPHNPDYPTKPELVLRLMEQFRKHHSQIKIKAVVADALYGQAKFMDAASGLFGGVQVISQLRYNQNIRFRGRKQSLKHYFSSYPGVPQELSIRGQPAITANVGSIRVEVCAHGKKRFVIALKYPGEQDYRYLVATDLTWRTIDIIQAYTLRWLVEVFIEDWKSYEGWAQLAKQTGKEGTSRGLTLSLLLDLCLLLHPRQIARVDSKLPAYTVGSLLRNLQMEALLLYFEQLLQAPNPVEQLNQLSQSVQEFFLLRSSGKHMSGRDLGRLEPTPSLNRRAVA; encoded by the coding sequence ATGCTACTCAATAAGCCTTTGCCCTTCATCGAAGACTTTATCAACGAATTGAACAAGGGACTGAAAAGTTACAATCCAGATGGGGGCTTGAGCAGAATTCAGCGTGGATGGATCGGATTCTGTCTGATGGGCATAATACTGACGAACAGCGTATGCTGGGCAAGATTTGAACGGGTGAGCCTGGGGAAATACAGCCTGGGAGCCTTATCATGGATGTTTCGCAAATCCAAACTGCCATGGGAGATGATGCTTCAAGTTAGTATAGCAATAGTGCTCAAGCAGTATGGTATTTCTGGAGGTACTTTGGTGACTGACGACTCAGATCATCAGCGCAGTAAGAAGACACCAAGGTTATTCAAAACCCATAAAATCAGAGACAAAGGTAGCGGGGGATATATAAATGGTCAAAACATAGTGTTATTAATACTAGTTACTGACAAAGTGAGCTTGCCAGTTGGATTTGAGGTCTATCAACCTGACCCTCAACAACAAGCATGGACAAGAGAAGATCAACGTCTGAGAAAGAAAGGTATCGCGAAAAAAAACCGCCCAGAGGCTCCACCCCATAATCCAGACTACCCAACTAAACCAGAATTAGTGTTGCGATTAATGGAGCAGTTTCGGAAGCACCACAGTCAAATCAAGATCAAAGCCGTCGTTGCTGATGCACTATATGGTCAGGCAAAATTCATGGATGCAGCATCAGGCTTATTTGGTGGAGTCCAAGTCATTAGCCAATTGCGTTATAACCAAAATATTCGTTTTCGAGGCCGAAAACAAAGCCTAAAGCACTATTTTTCAAGTTATCCGGGAGTTCCTCAAGAGTTGAGTATTCGAGGTCAACCTGCCATTACAGCCAATGTTGGAAGTATCAGAGTGGAAGTTTGTGCTCACGGAAAAAAGCGATTTGTGATTGCGCTGAAGTATCCGGGTGAGCAAGATTATCGATATTTAGTTGCTACGGATCTGACTTGGCGCACCATAGATATCATCCAAGCGTATACACTGAGATGGTTAGTAGAGGTTTTCATCGAGGACTGGAAGTCTTATGAAGGTTGGGCGCAGTTGGCCAAGCAAACAGGTAAAGAAGGGACAAGCCGTGGCCTGACCCTGAGTCTGTTGCTTGACTTATGCCTCTTGCTTCACCCGAGACAAATAGCCCGCGTTGACAGCAAGCTGCCCGCATATACTGTGGGCAGTCTACTCCGCAATCTTCAGATGGAAGCTTTGTTGTTATATTTTGAGCAGTTGCTACAAGCACCTAATCCGGTTGAGCAGTTGAATCAATTAAGTCAATCAGTTCAGGAGTTTTTCCTTTTGAGATCGTCTGGTAAACATATGAGTGGTAGAGATTTAGGTCGCTTAGAACCCACTCCCTCCCTCAATCGTCGAGCTGTAGCTTAA
- the queF gene encoding preQ(1) synthase, translating to MTQAHPEAATTPSEMKYGEREIINGELITFPNPRMGRRYNVDISLPEFTCKCPFSGYPDFATIGIIYVPDQKVVELKALKLYINSYRDRYISHEEAANQILDDFVSIADPHQITVRADFSPRGNVHMIVEVKHEK from the coding sequence ATGACTCAGGCTCATCCAGAAGCAGCTACGACCCCCAGCGAAATGAAATATGGGGAACGCGAAATTATTAATGGCGAACTGATTACGTTTCCCAATCCCCGGATGGGTAGACGTTACAACGTCGATATCAGCTTGCCAGAGTTTACTTGTAAATGTCCCTTTTCTGGTTACCCCGATTTTGCGACGATCGGGATTATTTACGTTCCAGACCAAAAAGTCGTCGAACTCAAGGCATTGAAACTATATATCAACAGCTACCGCGATCGATATATTTCTCATGAAGAGGCTGCAAATCAAATATTAGATGATTTTGTCAGCATAGCTGACCCGCACCAGATTACGGTTAGAGCTGATTTTTCGCCACGCGGTAACGTTCATATGATTGTCGAAGTCAAGCATGAGAAATAA